The nucleotide sequence CTCGATGCGCAGAGCTCACGCACTTCAAATCACGCGAGATTTCGACCGCTGGGCCTTGGAAGACGCGTGTTTTGTCACGAGGacctcattttttaaaaagattcaaataaataaaaaaacaccaaaactttATAAGTAAAGTAAAAGACACAGAATCTAGACATActgtatagatagatagatagatagatagatagatagatagatagatagatagatagatagatttatttatttatttttgttactATCATCATCAACCTTGTATTTCCTTTTATACTGGACAATGtttcagcttttaaaaaaatattttaaagatcATTTCTGTGTCTCACTAACAGTGTATTACATGCTTTGAACGTTACTTGCGCAATTTGTGGTTCAACCAGATTATGTGGTTTAAGAATATGTGACTAGTCAAGTATCTATTTAACGATACCTTTTTAGAACCAAACATTACCTCCATTGGGCCCGACACTCCGGTAGAAGTTTTATAAGTTTGGGTCTTATAACAAGACCAGtggacagaaaaagcaaaaaaaaataaagcaataaagCCCAACCTATATATCTAATTATAAGTATCTTGTTTTTACAAATGTCTTTTATTTAGTTGTTAGCTTGTTTGTGACGAAGCAAAAATGATATGCTGCCATCTCTGTTGAAGGTATatttatacattatatatacaAGTGTGAGAAATGTATCCTTTATACTTATTTATCCAAAGGTAACACGGAGACGACCAGAAACTCCGatcttgaaaatatagcccctgtggaccattagcatgctaatgatctgagtggtcacctgagagtcgttataataattattaaatAGTTATTGTCCTATATTAACTTTTAGTTAACACACATGGGCTGTCTGAGGGGGGGGCAGCCGGGAAGTGGAGGGGTCACCTCaaatcccatcatcctttgcgaTTGCACGCGAAAAGCTGAACAGGATGCTAAttattcattaataattaaataaactaATGACGACAACAACCAGCTAGTGTTTTATAGTTATTAAGCAGTAGGGAAAAGTAAAAGCAAAGCTTATGGAGGCCACTAGGTAGTTTAAGGAGGACAACTAGTTATTTATGGTGAGTAGTGAACAGGAAACCAGTGTGATTCCAGACACAGCCCAGGTCTAATGGACATTTGTTCCGTGCCCAATCACTCTCCCCAGCCAAGTCTTTTATTCTGGTCATCATATACATCAGAGGACAGATAGAAATTCTACTATTAAGTAAATGTGTGTAAAGGAGCCGATATAAAAGGGTAATCAGACAAACTACAGCACTACTTCTATGACGACTAATCATAATAATCATAAGCTTTATTTCAGAAACCAAGACATTGCCctttggctttttaaaatatCCACAGTCATTCtttctgatgaagaagaacacaACCACAACCACAGATACAAAGTATATATCTGTTAACAAAGTAGTTTGGAGGCTCCTTTATGGCAGAATATCATATTAATATCCCAAATACAAAATCGTTCATCCATCACATCCGTCTTATAGTCTgttaaaaaacaggaaacaccttaaaaagattaaataacTGAAATACTTCTCCTGTGATATTGGACAGACGTGGACGGACAcacaaatgttttctttaaaaacgtTATTTAcatcacactttttttttaacaattactATTAATGTCAAACGTCCTCCCTGGTATCACATCACAGTCGGGAGTTTTGCATCTCATCTCTTGACAAGAATTAGAGCGATTCCCTCCGCCAAAGAGCTTtcgttgtttgtttgtttcagcagcagcagcagcaacaacaacagttcaGATCGGATTTTAACGGAGTTTTCAGGAAACATAGATAATGAGCCGATACGATACTACTGGATAATTATAAAAGATTAACAGCCTCCATTAAATTATGGAATTAAAGTAGTTCGTTTGGGGTGTAAGTCCCAACACGGGTGGAGGCGACCTGATTGGTGGAGGTGTTTGGATCTAACTCATCAAAGGATCATCAAAGGAAGGTTTGCTTTTTGCTCTGTTGGTGAGGGAATCGAATAACCTGGCGAATCGGAATACTGTCGAGCACAGAACGCTCCCGTTCATCCAGGACCGGGTGATTATCGGGAGCAAGAGAGCGTCGGCTGGgacaaaacaaaagtgaagaAGCTTCTTGGACAAAAGGGGAACGTCCAGCCTGGTCTCTGCTGGCCGTGGGAGAAGGATCAACAACACTTGCATGGCAGCTGTAGGCCTGACAACACCggaacagacagacacatcCTCAGTATATAAAACTATACTATAGTATAGATTCTTAgaagcattttcattttaaaattcttagtgactaaaatttaaaaaaaagtatacATATACACGTCGGCACGTGTGTATTTGGAAAAGCAAATACTCGTTAaaacgctcacacacacacacaaacgcgcgTTAACACTTAAATCTGGAAATTAAAAGAATAATTTAACATGAGGCACCATTTACATTTGCAGTTCCATGTACAAGGCAGGTATGCGTGTATAAAATAGTGGTTTGCAAATGACAGAAGCTATAATGTTCATATAGGTGGGAGGGAACGATGGCCACGGGACGCTGGGCGCTCCGCACGTTGACCTCCAACAATCCCAGAATTCTCATCTCGTATCAGCGAGGAAGAGAGTGTGCGTCATGATCCACcccatcagtcccctgtctctgtaacatggcaacagcagcagcaccccccccccccatctaagGGCCTTCGAACAGAACACTGaaatcccccccacacacacacacacatcatgagGTCTCAATACAGTCATAACAAATATATACCTACCTAAACATGTTGGTCCTCCgtcgtccacacacacacacacactactaaAACTATGTCTATAACAAATATACAACAATcatccattaaaaaaaagaagatatatTAGATTTTTTGAAAGGCAACATATATGTGTGATAAGGCTGATCTGGATGACACAATCAGGGACGTAATCCACTCCTGTGGCACATTGGGATGAACGGATGGGTTCGGACTTTAAAGGGCTTCCAGGGATCTGTATCCGGAGCGTCATGGGATGGCGAAAGGTTTTCCATGATTAGAAATATAAGGATGCATCTGTTGGTTTATTGATTGTCAAATTGCTGCTTCAAACTTTTAAAAGTAACACAAATGTAGGCGGGAATCTAAAAGAAGGtggaaataaatataaactatAAAATGAACTATACAACTGGAGATAAATGACGTAGGGTGAATTTAAATAGAATGAGATGTGCTTGAATTCAAATATTAAAAGACTGTCATGCAATAAAATGAGATATAGAAAACCCCACAAAAGAAACagttacttttttaaaaaaaggatgaatAAGTTgctatttttcctgttttgtctgAACAGCACCTGTACACATGTGCGTGTTATTACACCCTTAAACAGGAACAGGCGTTTATTAATGGACTTTTGACTTGCAGCACAAacgaaagattaaaaaaaagaagaaaaaagaacataaaagCTCCCTCCTTTCCTGACCTGCGGACTTCAGCGACCTGAAGCGCGAAACCTCCCGAACTAGCTCGCACGGATCCGTCCCCGTCTGACTTAAATCCCCTTTCAAACCTTTGTTCTCTAAACGATTGATAGCAGAGCGCAGATCTTCTGCTAGACACGGTAAAACATCAAAGAACGAGGCGGCCGCCGACATCACTGACACCTCCCGCCCTCTGCATCGTCAAGGCAACCGTTTAGGCATTGGTCGTCACTGGTCAGAGCGCCCTCTGACTGCAGCAGTTCGTATTCTTGATCCAGGAAATCTAAACTGTTGTTGCTCGGCAACCCGCGGATGGTGAACTTGTGGGACACTTTGGTCCACTGCTCCCGGTTGGCGGCGACTCTCTCGTACAGCTCGGCGGCGCCGGGAAACAGTTCCGAGAGAAgcctgagaggagagaaaagcgCTCGTTGTTGCCACATTCCTTTTGGTAGCTAACGCGGGGAAGAAAAACCCGCTAGTAGGAAAAAGGGCGTCTTCCTGAAACACTTGTTTGAGTCAAAAGTGTGCGACTTCCTGACTAGATTTGTTTGAGGCAGGACGATATCTTGCTAAACACATTTGTTACTATGTAATCTGATCCAGTCTAATCTGATCTAATCATCATTTAATGATAATACTAAAATTCTACATCTTTAGCTAGTGTTTCTGATACATTTCTATATCTTATATCTATTAAATATGAGACCAGACGCGTGCGGGTTTTCCATACGCACTTGTAAATCGGCATGGCGATGTGTTCCATGAAGCTTATCTGCAGCTCTGGGATGTAAGCTTTTTCTCTGTCCATCATTTCACTGGGCCTGTTGCCCATTGCTTTttcctgttacacacacacacacacacacacacacacacacacacacacacacacacacacacacgcacgcacagacaaaGGGGCTCAAAATAACATGCTACGTTCTTAGCAAAcgctttaaaatgtcatttgtcATCAGCGAAGACGTACCAGATCTCCTTGGGAGAAGAACTCTTTATAGATCAGCTCCTGTGGCCAGACAGAAGCAGACGTTATTTTCAATAAGTCTTAATTCTGTTACTCTGCTTCCAAGATCAAACCGCTACGTATAATTGTGTTAGGTGACCGCCGGCGCTGCTGCGTCCGTCTGTTTGGGAACAGCTTCAAGTTCAGGTTttcatgattttctttttttttgaggaaatgttgataataaGCCGAGCAATAGATGATTACGTTtccgtcacctttgaccttccaaagatcaaagccaaggagCAGTGGGCAGCACTTTTATATCAGCTTCATTGTTAAACAGTTTCAGAACTTCAGACGAGGAGAATTATGTCTACATTTAAGCCAGTGACTAGATGTTTGTGATATTCCCAGTTATAGTCATTGATATTTTAAGGCAGACACACAGGGCCGTCCGGTCAGCGCGGTTGTTATTGATCTAAACTGACGGCAATCTTGCGCGTGGTTTTCCAGCCCTTGGTTTGGTCTGACAGGTCACACGATGTCATCAGCAGGCACAGCAGCATGGAGCGGTGCGTCTGGCTTTTGGGATTGTATCCATCTACGACACAAATGAGGATGATtgacgggcacacacacacaccctggccTGTGACCGGTCCCAGGATTTGAACTGGCAACCCTCCGGTTACTCAAACAAGCCTCTAAACTATTTGCAAACAGAAGATCAAATACCGTCAGCCATCTTCTGCAAGTCTTTGAAAATCCGAAGGTGGTGAGCCAGGTCAGTCGCCAAAATGATGTCTCGTATCAAGTCCAACATCCGCTGGTAGTCCTGAAAACACACGGGGGACCGTagtgtgcacgtacgtgcgCTAGCCATCGCTGTAAACAGTGAAGGTTGTGCCTCACCTTTCTGGAGAACTTCTCGAAGATGTTGCAGCCCACAGTGTTCAAGATGGCGATGGCCTGAGCGAAGTGGTGCCGCTGTCATGACAAGCAGAAGATGACGGGAACATTTTAAAACGCATCttctggaggaggacaggaagcaggaacaaGATCCAACCAAAGAGTTCAGCGCTACAAACTAAATCTAATACATGTAGGAGAATTGACTTGATAAATCTGAACGTTTCTAATCTCTATCATGGTAAAACTTGGCCTTCCACATCTGGCTGTGACGTAACGTGGAGCTTAGATTACCTCCATCACGGATCCCTCGGAGCTGTAGAGAGCAGCCAGCACAGATTGctgaaaacagaaatgaaatcaAACGCGTGTTAGACAATGGTTACAAATCTGCCCCGactcaaataaacaaacaaacattgatATGAGTGTGTTGGTGTGCATCCATAAACCGGAATAATTTATGTTCCGTGCTGTCTCTCGTGTTGATTCcccattcatttattcatggcGACTATTGTGTGTAATTGTGTGTATTTTGGGGCTTCGAATCGGCAAAGATGACGCGACACGACGGCCGACATCCGGCCGCTAACGCTAGCGCAAACTTGGAATTTCCGCGCTCTCACCGAGGCAACTTGGAACGAGTTGTTGGTGCCGCGGTGGTCCAGGTCGTGGCACATACAGGAGACGAAGAGCGCGAGGATCTCTATGTCTCTAGAGAAAGAGGAACGTTAGCAATGCGGAGCTGCTCGTGCACTCGTAGCAACGGAGGAAGAGAGGTTCACATACTGGAGGTAGCGTGAGAGCCCAAGGTTTTTGTAGAGCAGGTAGCAAAAGTGGCTGACGGAGAAGGCGTGCATCCAGTTGTGGTACGGAGGGTCCCTGTAGCCTTTCTTCACCATAAGACAGAACCTGACACCAGGAAAGTATCAAGTGTTGCTGATTCTTACTTGTTTCTGCTTTTGTAATTACTACGACTACAAAGGTCGTGTGTCCATTTAGCTGCTGTTACTGCAACTATAAATGCTCAATTAGTGACTTGTTGCTTTCCTTTGTCCTGTAAACCATGTTAGTGGCAACACTTTGAACAGTTTATCTCCTTTAAACTTCTGCGTAACGACGCAACAACACTGATTAAGCTAGGCTAAATCTGGACAGCGGAACTAGGATACACACAGTTTTTTTACAGCGCGTTTGTAAAACGGACATTGTCAGACCTGGCGAGAGTGTGCAGGTCAATCTTGTACGTGTTGATGAAGCCCATGTCTTCAAACATGCTGAGGACACACTGCAGAAGGACAAAACGGGACCGTGAGATCGTCGTTCGCTGCGGTGTAGCTCGAACAAATGAAGCCGTGTGTGAACTTTATGGTCTTTTACCATCGGTGTGGAATCGTCAGATAGTGAGCGAGGTGTGTAAGTGAATTCCGCGAAGCAGGGATCGATCTCCTTGATTGGCTCAATCCCGGACACCAGCAGCTTAGAGACCTCTTCCCCTGAAACCTGCGGCACACACAAACTGAATCAGATGGAGCGCATCGACATTGTCAGTAATCTCCGGTTCCCGGGACGGAGGGTGAAGACATGTGAGTTTACCTTCATGTGGTACATCATCATTTCGTTGGCCAAATGAGATCGGAACTGTGCTTCGTGGACCCTCTTATACAGCAGAGACTGAGGGGACAAACGGAGCCTTTTTAGCCTGGACAGGGGTCACAGAGACCGGCTTATTTTAGCATGAATTCAGACGTACGTGCGCGATGCTGATGCCACAGTAGATGGAGAACGCCGTGGCCAGGTCCTCGTCGAAACGGTTGAACCAGGGCCCGTTCATTTTATTCACCAGCTCCGCCACCCCGATCACCTCTGGAAGAGACGGTTACGTCAAGAGTAATGAGACGGTGGGAGGGTGAACGGAGGGAGTACAGAGGACGACATCAAAGCACCATTATCTGGCAAAGAAGAAAGAGCCTAGAAGTGACGGTCATTTTTATCATATATTGCCTTATTTTGGAATTTATGGACTTGTTAAATTGTAATTACTCAAAGAAATAAGTTGATGTCCGAGTTCCTTTGATGTCCCTACTACTGTTGGGACATGTGGGACACCCAAAATTGTCTTTCCAAGAACATTATTCACATCGCTGACAATGTTTAATCGTGACAAACTAGTTTCCGAGTCGGCAAATTTCCTGGATGTTCTTTCTATCGCCTTTGACCTGTTCCGTGGAAGTTATTCCGGCTTCAACAGCCTGTTTTGTGCCTGCGTGTGAAAAGTCAAAGGTTCTACCGTTGGTCTCATCTTTGATGGGGAAGCAGAGGATGTTCCGGGTCCTGAAGCCAGTGCTGTCGTCCACTCCACGGTAGAAGAGAGGGTGGGAGTAGGCATCCTTAATGTTCAGGATCTGACCTGTGGTGGCCACGTGACCCGCAATCCCCTGATCTGCCGGGATACGGAACTCCTTctgtgaaggagagagagggagaaacagagggagagagaaacagagggagagagagagagaaacagagggagagagagagagaaacagagggagagagaaacagagggagagagagagggagatagagggagagagaaacagagggagagagacagagaaacagagggaaagagacagagggagagagagagaaacagagggagagagacagagggagagagacagagggagagagaaacagagggagagagacagagggagagagacagagggagagagaaacagagggagagagacagagggagagagacagagggagagagaaacagagggagagagacagagagaaacagacagagagagacagagggagagagaaacagagggagagagacagagggagagagagagggagaaacagagggagagagacagagagaaacagagggagagagaaacagagggagagagacagagggagagagacagagagagaaacagagggagagagacagagggagagagacagagagaaacagagagagagagaaacagagggagagagacagagggagagagacagagggagagagacagagggagagagacagagagagaaacagagggagagagaaacagagggagagagaaacagagggagagagaaacagagggagagagacagaaaaacacagagagagagaacaaattgttctttttcttgttgACAGTAAATGTTAAAAGGACTAAATTGAATATTAACGGACAGGTTTTAAATATTACTTTAGCTGAGCTAAACTTGTTCTGTATATATCCTGATGACTGCATGCACTCAGTAACTTTAGATACTAGTTATTTTACCTATGGGGTAggtactgtatatatatatatatatatatatatatatatatgcttggTGAGGGGATACATGTAAAATAGATGATATTAATAGATGATAGATGATATTAATGTGTATTCTCTTCTGCCGCTCTGCTCTCACTACAATAATCACATCATGCTCTTTATGAGGAAAGGTAACCCTAAAGATTAGGGGTGTAAAAGTCAGCACTTCCGCACCTCTTCATCACTAACGACGCCGCCGTCGAACACTTTTGCCACCAGCTCGTGGCTGAGTCGATCCAGCAGGAACACGGAACAGCTGGAAAAGCCCAGAAGCATCAATGTTAGAAGCTAGCGTAGAGTTTAAGCTCCtttctttaaataaagaggCCTTAACAGCAAACTGCCAAGgctgcctttttaaacaaaGAGAGATGAGCAACATtggacacccacacacacgcacgcacgcacacacgtgcacacaaagacaaagaaagagagatcCTTCTAGAGATGATGCTTACATCTCTGCACCACTTAGGTTCCTGGCCTCCACTATAATTTCCTGTAACAGCACTGACACATCATCTGAAAGACATGGATGGTGGGGGGGAGAACGGGGGGTGAAACAGGCAAAATTTAATAAATACAACAATCTAAGGGGAtaaattgtttattttgttggGTGTCAGTATGATTAGGAGCTACCATAGAGAGGTGGAACCCTCATTTTGAAGGGAATTTTGTGCTTAGAAATATGACCGTTGCTGTAACCTCCATTTGACGTGACTCCATGAGAACGATGTCACATACATTCACCGTTTTACTCCACATAACCACCGAGGCTGGCGGTTGCCAACTTACCCAAGTGTGTAAAGAGGTTCTTGGCCACTTGTAAGAGTGCCTGTGAAAGAAAGAGTGCTCATAAAGTTCTCTCATTGAAAGGAAAATGATTGCTTATGCGTatgtgtgtccttgtgtgttggtgtgtgcgtACCTGGCACTCCACTTTCAGTTTCTGTTCTTTCTGGAAGGCCAAAGTTGAAGTGAGGACTGTTGAAGTGTAACAGAAGCAGTGCTGGATGGCATGTTCATCTGCCTCTGTATGCCTGcaaagacacatacacacatattaAAGACATAAATACTCAGGTTTGTCAAGTGTCAATTCTTTTggggtaacccccccccccccaagaaaaaGTGCTACATTTGTCACTTTCTTTTAAGTAAAATTGGATAAGCAGCAGAGTGATCAATTCAATAATATTGGCCTTAATGACGCCATTCAGTTCGATGCAGTTCCCACAGTTACCTACAGAGGGCGCTGTCTGACACAGCCTGACAAGTCCTACTAGAATACGGTCACTCGCTTCCACGTCTCTCAATGTTCGATGAGTAATTTTAAGTCATGAATCGATCTTCTTTTGACTGCTGAAATGAATATTAACAGTAGCAAAAAGAGCTACaaagcattaaaaacaaatgtagTAATTCTTTGATGCTGTTGGTTCGGCTTTTCAAAATGATCATCGGAGGTGATCCATTGATCCTGCTACTGGGGTTATGCATAGAAATCGTCTAATCTACCCTCTCATTATACTATATTTAtgctaaaaatgtattttctgcaAACATGATATACAGAGGAGGGGTGATGTAACAAAGTTGGAGTGTGAACACACTACATTTGTACCTCTGCCCACCCTGCTTGTTAAAGGCACATGCTAGCGCCACCACCTGTCCGGTGGCTCTACTCGCCACTGGTACGCAGAGCATGGACATGATCTTGCATCCCAACATGGTGGACATCTGCCTGCACTCTTCCTGCAAGGAAGAAAGAGATAAATGCAATTTTGATACTGCAATaagttatattttttaaatggcacGAAGCAAGCAAGGAAGAACCAAAAAGGTCCCTTACAGCAGTGATGTCTTGAAGAGTGATGGACTGTTTTTTCTGCACCACCTGACCGAAGTGTCCAAATGTAAGCTACGCAGAAGAGATTCAATCCAAGAGGTTAGAGAAGcaggaataaagaaaaaaaagtccaactataacaaataaaagaagaatGACAAGTGTCATCTGCTAATACTGATTAGATGCTTAGATTAAATTCAGAATTAAACAATGACACCATATAGACCGGACAGGTGACCTATATGAAGCCTGCACCAGTCTGCCCAGTCACACCAGCTCACCAGCCAGGTCCACCTCCATCCTTCACACAGTTTGTTGGCTTCACTGCTGCCTTCTCGTCCCCAgtcaccttctcacacctctgTCATCTGTCTTAAGATCATTCCCAAATTCAcctctgtttattttcctgtgtAGTCCAATTGGGGTCCTACTGCGACCATTTACAGTCCAATCGGAGCGGTTATGAGACCCAGCACACAAATCTGCACCGCAATGCTGCCTTGAGAGGTTTGAGGGCCTCCTCTGAAACCAGAGAGGCTTCTGAAGGTCCACAGACCTGCACCTGAGCACCCCCAATAACAGAAGGCCTTGTCTTCAGCTCCACCACTTCTGCTACCATGGCACCGGTTTCAGGGGATCCGGGTG is from Takifugu rubripes chromosome 11, fTakRub1.2, whole genome shotgun sequence and encodes:
- the pde2a gene encoding LOW QUALITY PROTEIN: cGMP-dependent 3',5'-cyclic phosphodiesterase (The sequence of the model RefSeq protein was modified relative to this genomic sequence to represent the inferred CDS: deleted 3 bases in 2 codons): MGQACGHALLCRSYPPSSEICGQQVFPHPDDSSPSAPATAAFSKQLQDALLRLAAVVDVHSLRAAFRDAMQDLLPHTECVCVYMLDGESRTFGDEPPHELPKEGKIRSIVNQLNRRQCNGLPLSELPEKYRACLAAPLPAHRRAIIIPILDQKQSEAIAVLLVGCNSLSDQDEVHPEHPGKTCKSSLLYIGCASVACVRVQAVQASYQRPPLSPSSVQSHDALLHLDISGHDYSQLDRDILQLCGELFDLDAASLQLKVINYLQQQTQSECCCLLLVSEDNHQLFCQVVGDKVLEEEISFPLTFGHFGQVVQKKQSITLQDITAEECRQMSTMLGCKIMSMLCVPVASRATGQVVALACAFNKQGGQRHTEADEHAIQHCFCYTSTVLTSTLAFQKEQKLKVECQALLQVAKNLFTHLDDVSVLLQEIIVEARNLSGAEICSVFLLDRLSHELVAKVFDGGVVSDEEKEFRIPADQGIAGHVATTGQILNIKDAYSHPLFYRGVDDSTGFRTRNILCFPIKDETNEVIGVAELVNKMNGPWFNRFDEDLATAFSIYCGISIAHSLLYKRVHEAQFRSHLANEMMMYHMKVSGEEVSKLLVSGIEPIKEIDPCFAEFTYTPRSLSDDSTPMCVLSMFEDMGFINTYKIDLHTLARFCLMVKKGYRDPPYHNWMHAFSVSHFCYLLYKNLGLSRYLQDIEILALFVSCMCHDLDHRGTNNSFQVASQSVLAALYSSEGSVMERHHFAQAIAILNTVGCNIFEKFSRKDYQRMLDLIRDIILATDLAHHLRIFKDLQKMADDGYNPKSQTHRSMLLCLLMTSCDLSDQTKGWKTTRKIAELIYKEFFSQGDLEKAMGNRPSEMMDREKAYIPELQISFMEHIAMPIYKLLSELFPGAAELYERVAANREQWTKVSHKFTIRGLPSNNSLDFLDQEYELLQSEGALTSDDQCLNGCLDDAEGGRCQ